From one Mytilus edulis chromosome 1, xbMytEdul2.2, whole genome shotgun sequence genomic stretch:
- the LOC139488823 gene encoding opine dehydrogenase-like has product MPAGPVKRRILICGGGNGAHCLSALAASRENLDVNVLTLFQDEAERWTKLLEDNDLKISVTYNDGTESEILSKPSIITKDPAKAVEGVAIVFLVVPAFAHAQYFTTITPYLQSNTLIVGLPGQAGFEFQCRSMLGKKASTCTIASLESLPWACRILEFGKHVQILGFKESLGMSFLTGSECNLLFPVVETVQEVLGEMPHIQVIENYIAVNLMAKSIIHPPLLYGKWGDWDGTPVPEKPLFYQGIDEIQAELLSKVSDEVLATAKELAKLRNGCDMSEVIHIFDWYKIYYKDQVADKSSLMMAMRTNKAYDGLVHPMTPTEDGKFVPDFNYRYTSEDVPFGLVVMKGIAEIAGVETPTIDKIIAWAQTKLDKEYIVGSKLTGKDIASARAPQSYGLHTIDELFNM; this is encoded by the coding sequence ATGCCAGCAGGACCTGTTAAGCGTAGAATACTTATTTGTGGTGGTGGTAATGGAGCACACTGTTTATCTGCTCTAGCAGCGTCTCGCGAGAATTTGGACGTCAATGTTTTAACACTGTTTCAAGACGAGGCTGAGAGATGGACAAAACTTTTAGAAGACAATGATTTAAAAATCTCTGTGACTTACAACGATGGCACCGAATCCGAAATTCTTTCCAAACCATCGATTATCACAAAAGATCCTGCAAAAGCTGTGGAAGGAGTTGCCATAGTTTTCCTTGTCGTCCCAGCCTTCGCTCATGCACAATATTTCACAACTATAACACCTTACCTACAGTCAAATACGTTAATAGTTGGGTTACCAGGTCAGGCAGGATTCGAGTTTCAATGCAGGAGTATGCTAGGCAAAAAGGCAAGTACCTGTACTATTGCGTCACTTGAATCCTTACCATGGGCATGCCGAATATTAGAATTTGGAAAGCATGTACAAATTCTTGGTTTTAAAGAATCACTAGGAATGTCCTTTTTAACTGGTAGCGAATGTAATCTTTTATTTCCAGTCGTCGAAACAGTTCAGGAAGTTCTTGGAGAAATGCCACACATTCAAgttattgaaaattatattgcAGTAAATTTAATGGCGAAATCAATTATTCATCCGCCATTGTTATACGGTAAGTGGGGAGACTGGGACGGAACTCCAGTACCCGAAAAACCTTTGTTTTATCAAGGTATTGACGAAATTCAGGCAGAACTTTTGTCCAAAGTCAGTGATGAAGTACTAGCAACAGCAAAAGAACTTGCGAAATTAAGAAACGGATGTGATATGTCAGAAGTAATTCATATCTTTGACTGGTACAAAATTTATTACAAAGACCAGGTAGCGGACAAAAGTTCTTTAATGATGGCAATGCGAACAAATAAAGCATATGATGGACTTGTTCATCCAATGACTCCCACAGAGGATGGGAAATTTGTTCCCGATTTTAACTACCGTTATACATCAGAAGATGTACCGTTCGGTCTTGTAGTAATGAAGGGGATTGCTGAAATTGCAGGAGTTGAAACACCAACAATTGACAAAATCATTGCATGGGCACAGACAAAGCTCGACAAAGAATACATTGTTGGTTCAAAACTTACTGGGAAAGATATAGCTTCTGCAAGAGCTCCTCAATCATATGGCTTGCATACTATAGATGAACTTTTTAACATGTAA
- the LOC139493405 gene encoding opine dehydrogenase-like, which produces MSEKRRILVCGGGNGAHCLSALAASKDNLDVHVLTLYQDEAERWAKHVENENMKLTITKQDGTQYDIFSKPSLITKDAAKAMSGVEIVFLVVPAFAHAQYFTAIAPHLQPNTLIVGLPGQAGFELQCRHIIGDKASSCTIAASESLPFACRIVEFGRHARILGLKDSLGMSALKGKACQLSFPVVETVQGILGEYPKLELLKNYIAINLMADANVHPPMMYGRWGNWDGKPLKEEPLFYQGVDDRQADLLSRVSEELLAAAKAIEQKRKDVDMSEVIHLFDWYKIHYPDQITDKSSLKMAMRTNKAYDGLVHPMVKTDEGYVPNFNYRYTSEDVPFGMVVMKGIADLAGVPTPAMDEILAWGQQKLGKEYIVGSKLIGKDIGLARAPQSFGMTSVDELFDI; this is translated from the coding sequence ATGTCTGAAAAACGCAGAATACTTGTGTGTGGCGGTGGAAATGGTGCTCATTGTTTGTCTGCTCTCGCAGCTTCCAAGGACAATTTAGACGTGCATGTTCTGACATTATACCAAGACGAGGCAGAGAGATGGGCTAAACatgttgaaaatgaaaacatGAAGTTGACAATAACGAAGCAAGATGGAACTCAATATGACATATTTTCGAAACCTTCACTTATAACGAAAGATGCAGCTAAGGCCATGTCTGGGGTGGAGATTGTTTTTCTTGTCGTTCCAGCATTTGCTCACGCTCAGTATTTTACCGCCATTGCGCCACACTTACAGCCAAATACACTGATTGTTGGACTCCCTGGTCAAGCTGGATTTGAACTTCAATGCCGTCATATAATTGGTGACAAAGCCAGCAGTTGTACAATCGCAGCGTCAGAATCTTTACCATTTGCATGCCGAATTGTTGAATTTGGGAGACATGCTAGGATTCTCGGACTGAAAGATTCCCTTGGAATGTCAGCTCTAAAGGGTAAAGCATGTCAACTATCATTTCCTGTGGTAGAAACAGTTCAAGGAATTCTGGGGGAATACCCTAAATTAGAGCTACTCAAGAACTATATTGCAATAAATCTGATGGCAGATGCTAATGTTCATCCTCCTATGATGTACGGAAGATGGGGAAACTGGGACGGGAAACCATTGAAGGAGGAACCTTTATTTTACCAAGGTGTCGATGATAGACAAGCAGATCTTCTATCAAGGGTCAGTGAAGAATTGCTTGCAGCTGCAAAAGCAATCGAACAAAAACGAAAAGACGTTGACATGTCAGaggttattcatttgtttgattgGTATAAAATTCATTACCCTGATCAGATAACTGACAAAAGTTCTCTAAAGATGGCCATGAGAACAAATAAAGCCTATGACGGTCTAGTACATCCAATGGTAAAAACTGATGAGGGGTATGTTCCGAATTTCAACTATCGGTACACATCTGAAGACGTACCTTTCGGAATGGTAGTAATGAAAGGAATTGCTGATCTAGCTGGTGTACCTACTCCAGCCATGGATGAAATACTTGCATGGGGACAACAGAAACTAGGAAAAGAATATATAGTTGGTTCAAAACTTATAGGCAAAGATATAGGATTAGCAAGGGCACCACAATCATTCGGAATGACCAGTGTAGATGAACTTTTTGATATATGA